From a region of the Fusarium verticillioides 7600 chromosome 9, whole genome shotgun sequence genome:
- a CDS encoding biphenyl-2,3-diol 1,2-dioxygenase has translation MSSFAVVKDIDHLVLTCNDIPTTIEWYTKYLGMKSETFTSATDPSAPPRSALKFGTHKINLHQRGKEFEPKARTALPGTADLCFIVEDGTDLQGLIEGFEKEGIKVLEGGKVVGRTGALGGIRSIYVRDPDGNLIELSQYSM, from the exons ATGTCCTCCTTCGCCGTAGTAAAAGACATCGACCACCTCGTCCTAACATGCAATGACATCCCCACCACTATAGAATGGTACACCAAATATCTCGGCATGAAGTCCGAGACCTTTACATCAGCAACCGACCCCTCGGCTCCACCTCGCAGCGCCTTGAAGTTCGGCACTCACAAAATTAATCTTCATCAGCGCGGTAAAGAGTTTGAACCGAAGGCGAGAACTGCTTTGCCTGGTACTGCTGATTTGTGCTTTATTGTTGAGGATGGGACGGATCTGCAGGGCTTGATTGAGGGgtttgagaaggagggtatAAAGGTTCTGGAAGGGGGGAAGGTTGTTGGGAGAACGGGGGCTTTGGGAGGGATTAGGAGTATTTATGTTCGTGATCCTGATGGGAATTTGATTGA ACTTTCCCAGTACTCGATGTAA